From Calothrix sp. PCC 6303, a single genomic window includes:
- a CDS encoding DUF427 domain-containing protein — protein sequence MAKAIWNGSVIAESNDTVILEGNHYFPASSINRQYFQESDTHTTCPWKGVASYYSLEVDGQLNRDAAWYYPSTKEKAKQIEGYVAFWRGVKVEG from the coding sequence ATGGCAAAAGCAATTTGGAATGGTTCAGTTATTGCCGAAAGCAATGATACTGTAATCCTTGAAGGTAATCATTACTTCCCTGCAAGTAGCATCAATCGCCAGTATTTTCAAGAAAGTGATACCCACACAACTTGTCCATGGAAAGGTGTGGCTAGTTATTACAGTCTTGAAGTTGATGGACAGCTAAATAGAGATGCTGCTTGGTATTACCCTAGTACGAAGGAAAAAGCAAAGCAAATTGAAGGATATGTAGCATTTTGGCGCGGTGTTAAGGTTGAAGGTTAA
- a CDS encoding Coenzyme F420 hydrogenase/dehydrogenase, beta subunit C-terminal domain, whose protein sequence is MTAIFPHKKAKALKAGSRRPAKELCSECGLCDTYFVHYVKNACAFINQQIGALEQQTHGRERLTSRQLPILENPDELYFGVHQQMMAARKVEPIEGAQWTGIVSSIAIEMLNRGMVEGVVCVQNTKEDRFQPMPVIARTPEEILAARVNKPTLSPNLSVLEEIEKSGMKRLLVIGVGCQIQALRAVEKQLGLEKLYVLGTPCVDNVTRAGLQKFLDTTSKSPDTVVYYEFMQDFRVHFKHEDGSLETVPFFGLNTKELKDVFAPSCMSCFDYVNSLADLVVGYMGAPFGWQWLIVRNDTGKEMLELVQDQIETQPVTSQGKRQEAVQQSIPAYDKGVTLPMWAAKLMGVVIEKIGPKGLEYARFSIDSHFTRNYLYVKRHHPEKLESHVPEFAKQIVKQYKLPE, encoded by the coding sequence ATGACAGCTATATTCCCACACAAAAAAGCTAAAGCACTCAAAGCTGGTAGTCGTCGTCCAGCAAAAGAATTATGCAGTGAATGTGGATTATGCGATACATATTTTGTTCATTATGTCAAGAATGCTTGTGCATTTATTAATCAGCAAATAGGGGCTTTAGAGCAGCAAACTCACGGACGCGAACGACTTACGTCGCGCCAGCTTCCCATTCTTGAAAATCCCGATGAATTATATTTTGGTGTCCATCAGCAAATGATGGCAGCTAGAAAAGTTGAACCCATCGAGGGGGCACAGTGGACGGGAATTGTGAGTTCCATTGCCATTGAAATGCTCAACCGTGGGATGGTGGAAGGGGTAGTATGTGTCCAAAACACCAAAGAAGACCGTTTTCAACCAATGCCAGTAATTGCCAGGACTCCTGAGGAAATTCTCGCCGCCCGTGTGAATAAACCCACCCTATCCCCCAACCTATCGGTGCTGGAAGAAATCGAAAAATCAGGGATGAAACGCCTATTAGTAATTGGCGTTGGTTGTCAAATCCAAGCTTTGCGAGCGGTAGAAAAACAGCTAGGCTTAGAAAAACTCTATGTTTTGGGGACTCCTTGTGTTGATAACGTTACCCGCGCTGGGTTACAGAAATTCTTGGACACCACCAGCAAATCTCCGGATACAGTTGTGTATTACGAGTTTATGCAAGATTTTCGCGTACATTTCAAGCACGAAGATGGTTCTTTGGAAACAGTCCCCTTCTTTGGCTTGAATACCAAAGAACTCAAAGATGTCTTTGCCCCTTCCTGTATGAGTTGCTTTGACTATGTAAATTCCCTGGCAGATTTGGTAGTTGGGTATATGGGCGCACCATTTGGTTGGCAATGGCTCATAGTACGGAATGATACAGGAAAAGAAATGTTAGAATTGGTACAAGACCAAATTGAGACTCAACCTGTAACGTCTCAAGGAAAACGCCAAGAAGCCGTTCAGCAGAGTATCCCTGCTTACGATAAAGGCGTAACTTTACCAATGTGGGCAGCAAAATTAATGGGTGTGGTAATCGAAAAAATTGGTCCTAAGGGTTTAGAATACGCCCGTTTTTCGATTGATTCCCACTTTACCCGCAATTATTTGTATGTCAAACGACACCACCCTGAGAAACTAGAATCACATGTGCCGGAGTTTGCCAAGCAAATTGTCAAACAATATAAATTACCAGAGTAA
- a CDS encoding FHA domain-containing protein, with the protein MKIKVINNKTKSSQEYKWTGEAYLVGRTDTCHIFINDQEVSSIHGMITVREGKIEYIDLNSTNGSHINNLALSKMQSYILQEGDAIKICDYFISVEDYDNCQSKKNDICWWNQGDLTVECVRIINETPTTKTFVLVGKMPVLFNYQPGQFIILNLEIEGQKIQRPYSISSSPSRPHTIEITVKRVTEGLVSNWLHNNIKVGAKLELSGCYGDFTCGLKPTSKLLFISAGSGITPMMSMSRWLLEAGLDVDIIFIHSASSPDEIIFRQELEMMAMKYHNFHLSVTVTRKKPGQTWLGYSGRLNQAILQLMVPDLGSRTAYICGADGFMATVKTQLQNLGLPMQNYYEESFGGSKIAENQYNTVPVAEPIITSSVVVFAKSGKEIAYDGEEVIQSLANKHGVSIKRSCGSGVCGICKSTILSGEVKYIKEPKALDSSDRKQKLCLTCIAQPVGKVTIDA; encoded by the coding sequence ATGAAAATCAAGGTTATTAACAATAAAACAAAATCTTCTCAAGAGTATAAATGGACAGGAGAAGCATATTTAGTTGGGAGAACTGATACTTGTCATATTTTTATTAATGATCAAGAAGTTAGTAGTATTCATGGAATGATCACGGTTCGTGAGGGAAAAATCGAATATATTGATTTAAATAGTACAAATGGTTCCCATATTAATAATTTGGCTTTATCTAAAATGCAGAGTTATATTTTGCAGGAAGGTGATGCAATCAAAATTTGTGACTATTTTATCTCTGTCGAAGACTATGATAATTGCCAGAGTAAAAAAAATGATATTTGTTGGTGGAATCAAGGAGATTTAACAGTAGAATGTGTACGGATAATTAATGAAACACCCACCACAAAAACATTTGTTTTAGTGGGGAAAATGCCAGTTTTATTTAATTATCAACCAGGACAATTTATTATCCTCAATTTAGAAATAGAAGGGCAAAAAATTCAACGTCCCTATTCTATCTCTTCATCCCCGTCACGTCCCCACACAATTGAAATTACAGTGAAGCGTGTCACTGAAGGATTAGTTTCCAATTGGTTACATAACAATATCAAAGTTGGTGCAAAACTAGAATTATCAGGCTGCTATGGTGACTTTACCTGTGGATTAAAACCGACATCAAAATTACTTTTCATTTCCGCAGGTAGTGGAATTACACCAATGATGTCTATGTCACGTTGGTTATTAGAAGCTGGTTTGGATGTTGATATTATTTTTATTCATAGTGCTAGTAGTCCTGATGAAATTATTTTTCGTCAAGAGTTAGAAATGATGGCAATGAAGTATCACAATTTTCATTTGTCAGTTACAGTCACGCGGAAAAAACCTGGGCAAACTTGGTTAGGATATAGTGGACGTTTAAATCAAGCCATTTTACAATTAATGGTTCCGGATTTAGGATCACGTACAGCTTATATCTGCGGTGCTGATGGATTTATGGCAACGGTAAAAACTCAGCTTCAGAATTTAGGCTTACCGATGCAGAATTATTATGAGGAGAGCTTTGGTGGTAGTAAAATAGCTGAAAACCAATATAACACGGTACCTGTAGCAGAACCTATTATTACTTCATCTGTAGTTGTTTTTGCCAAATCGGGTAAAGAAATTGCCTATGACGGAGAAGAAGTGATTCAAAGCTTGGCAAATAAACATGGTGTGAGTATTAAACGTTCCTGTGGTTCTGGAGTATGTGGAATCTGTAAAAGCACTATATTATCCGGAGAAGTAAAGTATATCAAAGAACCTAAAGCTTTAGACTCAAGCGATCGCAAACAAAAACTATGCCTAACTTGTATTGCTCAACCTGTGGGAAAAGTTACTATTGATGCTTGA
- the recQ gene encoding DNA helicase RecQ has translation MLQYSNLETTLKYYFGYDNFRLGQREIIEEALQNKDLMVVMPTGGGKSLCFQLPALMKKGVTIVVSPLIALMQDQVETLRKNGIAATFLNSSLNSYQVRSREQAILEGKVKLVYVAPERLVSERFLPFLDLVNHQVGIAGFAIDEAHCVSEWGHDFRPEYRQLITLRQRYSGIPLFALTATATDRVRADIIEQLGLQEPSIHIASFNRQNLYYEVRPKTKTVYAEVLELIRESEASTIIYCLTRKQVDELTFKLQHDKISALAYHAGLSDEERTNNQTRFIRDDVRVMVATVAFGMGIDKPDVRLVIHYNLPRNIEGYYQESGRAGRDGEPSRCTMFFGVGDIKTIEWSINQKTDSQEQLIAKQQLRQVIDFAEGTDCRRTIQLGYFGERFLGNCGNCDNCRYPKPVQDWTVEAMKFLSCVARCKEKFGMGHIIDVLRGGKTEKIKLYKHDTLSTYGIGKDKSLDEWRMLGRSLLHQGLVEQSSDGYGVLKLNSLSWEVMRRQRNVSVAVLTVQRENVKEKSQKAVAAEMLLQRLRGLRKSLADEQKIAPYAIFADSSLKLMSQSLPRTKADFAKLSGVGKHKLTEYGDRFVAEIQAFCRENNIPETKIIETKTQFTTVSDDSPSTTELVTLQLHKQGLSIGEIAQERNLRSTTIIRHLSDLIEKDQSIDINQLVDLEKQKKIRQVLDILGDISLTPIKEYLGDDYSFDDIRLVRGIWRKKGKK, from the coding sequence ATGCTTCAGTATTCTAACTTAGAAACCACGTTAAAGTATTACTTCGGTTATGATAATTTTCGTCTTGGGCAAAGGGAAATTATCGAGGAAGCGCTACAAAATAAGGATTTGATGGTGGTGATGCCTACAGGTGGTGGAAAATCGTTGTGTTTTCAACTACCTGCTTTGATGAAAAAAGGTGTGACAATTGTGGTATCCCCGTTAATTGCTTTGATGCAGGATCAAGTAGAGACACTACGGAAAAATGGGATTGCCGCAACATTTCTTAATAGTAGCTTGAATAGTTATCAAGTGCGATCGCGTGAGCAAGCAATCCTGGAAGGAAAGGTAAAATTAGTCTATGTAGCCCCTGAACGTTTAGTAAGTGAAAGATTTCTACCTTTCTTAGATCTAGTAAACCATCAAGTGGGCATCGCTGGATTTGCCATTGATGAAGCACACTGCGTATCAGAATGGGGACATGATTTTCGTCCAGAATATCGCCAGTTAATCACACTTCGTCAACGTTATTCTGGAATTCCCCTTTTTGCCCTAACTGCCACCGCCACCGATCGAGTCAGGGCTGATATCATTGAACAGCTGGGACTTCAAGAACCTAGTATCCACATTGCCAGCTTTAACCGTCAAAATCTCTACTACGAAGTTCGTCCCAAAACCAAAACGGTATACGCTGAAGTTCTAGAACTAATTCGAGAATCTGAAGCATCCACCATCATTTACTGTTTAACTCGCAAACAGGTTGACGAACTTACCTTTAAACTCCAACATGATAAAATTTCTGCTTTAGCTTACCACGCTGGATTAAGCGATGAAGAACGTACAAATAACCAAACCCGGTTTATTCGTGATGATGTGCGCGTTATGGTTGCCACTGTTGCTTTTGGGATGGGTATCGATAAACCCGATGTGCGCTTGGTAATTCACTACAACCTACCACGAAATATCGAAGGGTACTACCAAGAATCAGGACGGGCGGGAAGAGATGGAGAACCATCCCGCTGTACAATGTTTTTCGGAGTTGGCGATATCAAAACCATAGAATGGAGTATCAACCAAAAAACTGATTCCCAAGAACAACTCATAGCCAAACAGCAACTGCGTCAAGTTATAGATTTTGCTGAAGGTACTGATTGTCGTCGCACCATTCAACTGGGTTACTTTGGTGAACGTTTTTTAGGAAACTGTGGAAACTGTGATAATTGTCGTTATCCCAAACCTGTGCAAGATTGGACAGTGGAAGCGATGAAGTTTTTATCTTGTGTTGCTAGATGCAAAGAAAAATTTGGTATGGGACACATTATTGATGTGTTGCGGGGTGGGAAGACAGAAAAAATCAAGCTTTATAAACATGATACCCTCTCCACCTACGGCATCGGCAAAGATAAAAGTTTAGATGAATGGCGGATGTTGGGACGTTCTCTATTACATCAGGGTTTAGTTGAACAATCAAGTGATGGTTATGGTGTCTTAAAACTTAATTCCCTCAGTTGGGAAGTGATGCGTCGTCAACGCAATGTCTCTGTAGCTGTGTTAACAGTGCAAAGGGAAAATGTTAAAGAAAAAAGTCAAAAAGCAGTGGCAGCAGAAATGCTATTGCAGCGGTTGCGGGGGTTACGTAAGAGTTTGGCAGATGAACAAAAAATCGCACCATACGCGATTTTTGCAGACTCCAGCTTGAAGTTAATGTCACAAAGTCTTCCCCGCACCAAAGCAGATTTTGCCAAACTTTCCGGTGTGGGAAAACATAAATTAACTGAATATGGCGATCGATTTGTCGCCGAAATTCAAGCTTTTTGTCGAGAAAATAATATACCAGAAACTAAAATTATAGAAACTAAAACGCAATTTACTACAGTTAGTGATGATTCACCTTCCACAACAGAATTAGTTACTTTGCAACTGCATAAACAAGGTTTGAGTATTGGGGAAATTGCCCAAGAACGTAATTTACGCTCTACAACAATAATTCGTCATTTATCTGACTTAATTGAAAAGGATCAATCTATAGATATTAATCAATTGGTGGATTTAGAAAAGCAAAAGAAAATTCGCCAGGTTTTAGATATATTGGGTGATATTTCTCTCACACCAATTAAGGAATATTTGGGTGATGATTATAGCTTTGATGATATTCGTTTGGTGCGGGGAATTTGGCGGAAGAAAGGAAAGAAGTGA
- the proB gene encoding glutamate 5-kinase, which produces MQTLVIKIGTSSLTQPETGQLALSTIATLAEILTQLQRQGYRVILVSSGAVGVGCARLGLTERPKNIALKQAVAAVGQGRLMRIYDDLFTTLQQPIAQVLLTRSDLVQRSRYLNVYNTFNELLQLGVIPIVNENDTVAVEELKFGDNDTLSALVASLVEADWLFLLTDVDRLYSADPRSVPDAKPISLVSNIKDLEVETGMQGTQWGTGGMKTKISAARIATSAGVRTVITEGKQPRNITKIIQGEDIGTQFQAQPEPTSARKRWIAYGLVPAGKLYLDAGAVSAIAQSGKSLLAAGIILVEGEFDIQEAVQLCDRTGNEIARGLVNYGSEELRKIQGQKSQAIAQILGYKGVETVIHRDNLVLM; this is translated from the coding sequence ATGCAAACTCTCGTTATCAAAATTGGAACATCCAGCCTCACGCAACCAGAAACCGGGCAACTGGCGCTATCCACCATTGCGACTTTAGCAGAAATCCTGACACAATTACAGCGTCAAGGATACCGCGTCATCTTAGTGTCATCTGGTGCTGTGGGTGTGGGTTGTGCGCGATTAGGTTTAACTGAACGTCCCAAAAATATCGCCCTCAAGCAGGCTGTAGCGGCTGTGGGACAGGGACGACTGATGCGAATTTACGACGACTTATTTACAACTTTACAGCAACCCATTGCCCAAGTTTTGCTAACCCGTAGTGACTTGGTGCAGCGTAGCCGCTATTTAAATGTTTACAATACTTTTAATGAATTGTTGCAGTTGGGTGTAATTCCCATTGTTAACGAAAATGATACTGTGGCGGTGGAAGAACTGAAATTTGGTGATAATGACACGCTTTCGGCATTGGTTGCCAGTTTGGTGGAAGCCGATTGGTTGTTTTTGCTGACGGATGTGGATCGATTATACTCTGCTGATCCTCGCTCGGTACCAGATGCCAAACCCATTAGCTTGGTAAGCAACATCAAAGATTTAGAAGTTGAAACTGGGATGCAGGGGACACAATGGGGGACAGGGGGAATGAAAACCAAAATTTCTGCCGCGAGAATTGCCACGTCTGCGGGGGTGAGAACTGTAATTACTGAAGGGAAACAACCACGCAATATTACCAAAATTATTCAGGGTGAGGATATTGGTACGCAGTTCCAAGCGCAACCAGAACCCACATCAGCCAGGAAACGCTGGATTGCCTATGGTTTGGTACCCGCAGGAAAACTGTATTTAGATGCAGGTGCAGTATCTGCGATCGCCCAAAGCGGCAAATCCTTACTGGCAGCGGGTATAATTTTAGTTGAGGGAGAATTTGATATTCAAGAAGCCGTTCAGTTATGCGATCGCACTGGCAATGAAATAGCCAGAGGACTGGTAAACTATGGAAGTGAAGAACTACGCAAAATTCAGGGTCAAAAGTCACAAGCGATCGCTCAAATCCTTGGATACAAAGGTGTAGAAACCGTGATTCACCGCGATAATTTAGTTTTAATGTAA
- a CDS encoding 4Fe-4S binding protein: MINQVSEKRMHSVRWVLAVLWLILIASLFYDPISKAFTAATGSCIQVQAHCLKQEPYQMGSRVWWNYIVPSAVMILMLFGHEFWRRICPLYFFSQLPRAFNLKSSLNIEDNQWLIRNHLYLQFSLLFIGLVLRILFLNSERIILGSFLLLTILSAMITVYIYGGRSWCHYICPFAPVQTVIVGVGGLLETKSLESPNGITQSMCRQTISYHQEEATCTACKSPCKDIDSEDAYWQELIQPGRKLIQYGYVGLVIGFFAYQVLYAGNFDYYYSGFWHHEPNQISKIWQPGFYIANRAIPIPKLIAAPLTLGVFVWFTYYFGKKLEKIYIKYARRNNKLLGKKQPQHQFFSLSTFIAFNFFFIYAGRGEILRLPFVFQLVFQGLFVLVSTLWLSRNWHRTLQKYEEENFAYNSPSKQLPSSLVGAKGIVISNQTVNNQYTVPRITRMKISKGNQNGNTRIRTILRIESGNLDPNRTVLSIKPKNIDPGHTVPRVNPDKFNQDDISQQ, translated from the coding sequence ATGATTAATCAAGTGTCGGAAAAAAGAATGCACTCTGTCAGGTGGGTGTTAGCTGTTTTGTGGTTAATTTTAATTGCTTCGCTATTTTATGATCCGATATCAAAAGCATTCACAGCTGCTACCGGTTCTTGCATTCAGGTTCAAGCACACTGCTTAAAGCAGGAACCTTATCAAATGGGAAGCAGAGTTTGGTGGAATTACATTGTTCCCAGCGCTGTGATGATTTTAATGCTATTCGGACATGAATTTTGGCGGCGGATTTGTCCACTTTACTTTTTTTCCCAACTTCCTCGTGCTTTTAACTTAAAATCTTCTTTAAATATTGAAGATAATCAATGGTTAATTCGCAATCATTTATATTTACAATTCTCACTATTATTTATTGGCTTAGTATTACGAATTTTATTTCTCAATTCCGAGCGAATTATTCTCGGCTCATTTCTCTTATTAACAATTTTATCGGCAATGATCACCGTATATATATATGGTGGACGTAGCTGGTGTCACTATATTTGTCCATTTGCACCAGTCCAAACTGTCATAGTTGGAGTAGGAGGACTATTAGAAACCAAATCCCTTGAATCACCTAACGGGATTACCCAATCAATGTGTCGGCAAACAATCTCATATCACCAGGAAGAAGCAACTTGTACAGCTTGTAAATCTCCGTGCAAAGATATTGATAGTGAAGATGCATATTGGCAGGAATTAATTCAACCAGGACGAAAACTAATTCAATATGGCTATGTCGGGTTAGTAATTGGTTTCTTTGCTTATCAAGTTCTTTATGCTGGTAATTTCGATTACTATTACAGCGGATTTTGGCATCATGAACCAAATCAAATCTCGAAAATATGGCAACCTGGATTTTACATAGCAAATCGGGCAATTCCCATACCTAAATTGATTGCTGCACCATTAACTTTAGGTGTATTTGTTTGGTTCACCTATTACTTTGGTAAAAAGTTAGAGAAGATTTACATAAAGTATGCTAGACGCAATAATAAATTGCTAGGAAAGAAACAACCTCAACACCAATTCTTTTCCCTTAGTACTTTTATTGCCTTCAACTTCTTTTTTATCTACGCTGGACGCGGGGAAATATTACGTCTGCCTTTTGTTTTTCAACTAGTATTTCAAGGATTATTTGTATTAGTTAGTACATTATGGCTTTCTCGAAATTGGCATCGGACATTACAAAAATACGAAGAAGAAAATTTTGCCTATAATTCCCCATCAAAGCAACTACCCAGCAGTTTAGTAGGTGCGAAAGGTATAGTAATATCAAATCAAACAGTTAATAATCAATACACAGTTCCTCGCATCACTCGAATGAAGATTAGCAAGGGAAATCAGAATGGAAATACCCGTATTCGCACGATTCTCAGAATTGAATCTGGAAATTTAGATCCAAATCGCACCGTTTTGAGCATCAAACCTAAAAATATTGATCCAGGACATACAGTTCCTAGAGTTAATCCTGATAAATTTAACCAGGACGATATATCTCAACAGTAA
- a CDS encoding PAS domain S-box protein, with translation MQEIKHPNLGQMSEEEDKYLNPPIEILASIWDVVDYGVFVLDIVDGVQLQLTYANSAFLKISKFSLQQLLSNNIQKIFDISVIQHFYEVLDLDHQMTFEGQLFTDCLDHWASFTIIPITENNSSCNRLVVTFTNITQQKQRENKLHETQEQLRKLFDLSGDAILLFDDTGIFDCNAAALKMLNCSDKNQIIGLNSSQLSPVRQPDGRLSAEKTQEMDAIAWQNGCHRYEWMYRRFDGENFWVEVLLTHIPMDHKSIIHVTWREISDRKATEEALFKQEKQYHSIFQAVSDGLIISELETSKVVEVNPSAHQMHGYSYDEFLELDIREWVHPDNHQLLYQFIEQVTMNGEFSSQGQDIRKDGTVFDVDVKGTLCMYDDRLHILTLIRDISQRRAAEEAQKIAQARLQYLIAESPGVIYSCKVSDGYPLNFISSNSSAIFGYEAEEFMQNPTFWMNRIHPEDIDNFMAVIPQLIAHGKHVNEYRFQHKDGTYRWIHNEAKIARDENGKPLEIIGHSFDVTQRKTAEFQLQQQAAELAVTLQELKYTQTQIIQAEKMSSLGQLVAGVAHEINNPVSFIYSNLEPAREYIADLLKLMELYQQHYPEPATEIQDEIENTDLEFIKTDLPKLLSSMKIGADRIKKIVLSLRNFSRMDESEYKSVNIHEGIDSTLIILEHRLKAQPNRPAIQIIKEYADLPPVECYAGQMNQVFMNILVNALDALDERDSKRSIEEIEKLPSLISITTKVIDSRQVLIQISDNGSGIPVEVEKRLFEPFFTTKPIGKGTGMGLSISYQIITEKHGGSLECISSPKQGSIFAIKIPLKQLSQPCS, from the coding sequence ATGCAGGAAATAAAACACCCAAATTTAGGACAGATGTCAGAGGAGGAAGATAAATATCTAAACCCACCAATTGAGATTTTAGCAAGTATTTGGGATGTAGTTGATTACGGGGTTTTTGTCTTAGATATTGTGGATGGTGTGCAGCTACAGTTGACATACGCCAATTCTGCATTCTTGAAAATCAGTAAATTTTCCCTTCAGCAGCTACTGAGTAATAATATCCAGAAGATTTTTGACATAAGTGTAATTCAGCACTTTTATGAAGTTCTAGACTTAGATCATCAAATGACATTTGAAGGACAACTGTTTACAGATTGTTTAGATCATTGGGCATCATTCACAATTATACCCATAACTGAGAATAACTCTAGCTGTAATCGACTTGTAGTTACCTTCACAAATATTACTCAACAGAAACAACGAGAAAATAAGCTCCACGAAACTCAAGAACAGCTAAGAAAATTATTTGATCTTTCTGGTGATGCGATTTTATTATTTGATGATACAGGCATATTTGATTGTAATGCCGCAGCATTAAAAATGCTCAATTGTTCCGATAAAAATCAAATAATTGGCTTGAATTCCTCACAATTATCCCCCGTCAGACAACCAGATGGAAGATTATCGGCAGAGAAAACCCAAGAGATGGACGCGATCGCATGGCAGAATGGATGCCATAGATATGAATGGATGTATCGTCGCTTCGATGGGGAAAATTTCTGGGTAGAAGTTTTGTTAACCCATATACCAATGGATCATAAATCTATTATTCATGTAACCTGGAGAGAAATAAGCGATCGCAAAGCCACTGAAGAAGCTTTATTTAAACAAGAAAAGCAATATCACAGTATTTTTCAAGCAGTAAGTGATGGACTAATAATTTCTGAATTGGAAACCTCAAAAGTGGTGGAAGTTAATCCATCAGCACATCAAATGCATGGCTATTCCTATGATGAATTCTTGGAATTAGATATTCGAGAATGGGTTCACCCAGATAACCATCAATTACTCTATCAATTTATCGAACAAGTCACCATGAACGGAGAATTTTCTTCTCAAGGTCAAGATATTCGTAAAGATGGTACAGTCTTTGACGTTGATGTAAAGGGAACATTGTGCATGTACGATGATCGCCTACACATCCTCACATTAATTCGTGATATTAGTCAACGTAGAGCAGCTGAAGAAGCTCAAAAAATTGCCCAAGCACGTTTACAATATCTAATTGCCGAAAGTCCTGGAGTTATCTATAGCTGCAAAGTGTCAGATGGTTATCCTTTAAACTTCATCAGTTCCAACTCATCTGCCATATTTGGTTATGAAGCTGAAGAATTTATGCAAAATCCCACTTTTTGGATGAATCGTATTCACCCTGAAGATATTGATAATTTCATGGCAGTCATACCTCAATTAATTGCCCATGGGAAACACGTAAATGAATACAGATTTCAGCATAAAGATGGTACCTATCGCTGGATTCATAATGAGGCAAAAATTGCCAGAGATGAAAATGGTAAACCTTTAGAAATTATTGGTCACTCTTTTGACGTAACCCAACGTAAAACCGCTGAATTCCAATTACAACAGCAAGCAGCAGAACTAGCAGTAACTCTCCAAGAACTAAAGTATACCCAAACACAAATTATCCAAGCTGAAAAAATGTCATCCCTAGGTCAACTAGTTGCAGGAGTTGCCCATGAAATCAACAATCCTGTCAGCTTCATCTACAGCAACCTAGAACCAGCTAGAGAATATATTGCTGATCTACTCAAGCTAATGGAATTATATCAGCAACATTACCCTGAACCAGCAACCGAAATTCAAGACGAAATCGAAAACACCGATCTAGAATTTATCAAAACTGACTTGCCAAAATTACTTTCATCAATGAAAATTGGTGCAGATCGGATCAAAAAAATAGTGCTTTCACTGCGTAATTTTTCCCGCATGGACGAATCAGAATACAAAAGTGTTAATATCCATGAAGGTATTGATAGCACTTTAATTATTCTTGAGCATCGACTCAAAGCACAACCGAACCGTCCCGCAATTCAAATCATCAAGGAATATGCAGATCTACCACCTGTAGAATGTTATGCGGGTCAAATGAATCAAGTATTTATGAATATACTTGTAAATGCCCTCGATGCACTAGATGAGCGAGATAGCAAAAGAAGCATCGAAGAAATCGAAAAACTACCAAGTTTAATTAGTATTACAACCAAGGTAATTGACTCTCGACAGGTATTAATCCAAATCAGTGATAACGGCTCTGGAATCCCAGTAGAAGTAGAAAAACGTCTATTTGAGCCATTTTTTACAACTAAACCTATCGGCAAAGGTACAGGTATGGGTTTATCCATTAGCTACCAAATCATTACTGAAAAACATGGTGGTAGCCTAGAGTGTATTTCATCCCCTAAACAAGGATCAATCTTTGCGATTAAAATTCCCCTCAAACAATTATCCCAACCCTGTAGTTGA